One part of the candidate division WOR-3 bacterium genome encodes these proteins:
- a CDS encoding acyl carrier protein, with amino-acid sequence MSDELKKLIIDYVKKEYLDEDAEEEIDETTPLISSGIVDSFSMVSLKTFLEKKFNIKIPDEKATTEAFDSVNNIITLLKEFNVS; translated from the coding sequence TTGATTATAGACTATGTAAAAAAAGAGTATCTGGACGAAGATGCAGAAGAAGAAATCGACGAAACCACACCCCTTATTTCAAGCGGCATCGTCGATTCCTTCTCAATGGTTTCGTTAAAGACTTTTCTTGAAAAGAAATTCAATATAAAAATCCCCGATGAAAAAGCGACCACCGAAGCATTCGATTCCGTCAATAATATTATAACTCTATTAAAGGAATTTAATGTAAGCTGA